DNA sequence from the Candidatus Zixiibacteriota bacterium genome:
ATCGGACAATTCCCACACGACTTACGAGAAGACCAGCTCTATTTCTGGAGGGGTGATAAAAATTTTTGTGGACTTTTTCGCTAATAATAATCAATGGAAAGAGAGCTGATTCTATCGTCAAGCTCGACATTGATTTTGTTCGACGCATCGTTATAAACGTCATTTATAAAATAATTATCTTCCAAGCGCAATCCAAGGTGGTTGAGAAAGACTTCGTCATTAACACCCGTCACCTTTAATCCCGAACCGGTCGGAACGCGGAGTTTGAATAATGCCTCATCGCCAGTCAAGTCGAGATATACCTCAGGTTGAAGTGTGCCGATAACCAAATAGACGTCTGAGGCGTCGGCTCGCATCTCGAGTTTTCGCAGAGGCGTTGTGGCGAGGTTAAGATGGATGTCAGAACCCTCGAAGGCACAGCGCAGTTCAAGCGGGATATCGCGCGAGAACCGCACAGTCCAATCCTCGTCTCCTTTATCACTTAACTCGAATTTTATGACATTGCCCATAACATGGTTACGCGTCTGAGAAAAAATTGCATGAGCCTCGTCCCCGGAGACGTTATAATAAAACTCGGGCTTAACCTGGTATTTTCCGACACGGGCATAGAGCACGTCATCAGAAGCATCGCGGACTTCAAGGTGGGTGTCGTAAAGTTGCATTTCGACAAGAATCGAGCGGAGAGGTTCATCTTCCGCCGGCACCGCGCGGAAAACCTTCTCGTCAAAATACGACGAGACGCCGATGCGGAACATTGAATTCAATCGTCCTTCGGATGTCGAAAGGAATGAGACATAGACCGCGCCGGCGACCAACGCAATGGTCGACAGGTAAGAAATAATCTGCACCCGCGAGCCGGTGAATATTTTTTCTATCCCAATGGCAATAAACAAAAATGGCGAATAAAAGACGAGGGCTTCCCAGAAACGTCCGCCGATAATATCCATATTCCGAAGCAGGAGAAGGGCGCCAATGAGGACAAGCAGCATTCCCCAGCGGAATCTTGCCGGAGTCATTATACCGTGCCGCCATTCTGTTCCTGAGTTGACTGTACCATACCTTTCGATGAAGCGCGGCCAAAAAATATCACAGCCGCACCGGCAAGAATGAGGATAACCGGCCAGACATCGCCAAAATCAAACCAACGCCAGAATTCGCGCATGAGCATCGCCGCTCCGACCAAAATAAATATTACGCCCGGATAATAACTGCTCCAAAAAGCAGGTCGGCTTCGAATGGGGGGAACACTATCCAGGGGTGAAGCAGAGGCCTGACTGTCGGTCGGCAACGCCAAATTGTATGATTTCGGAATAACTATCCAGCCGACAATATATGCCGGAAATCCGACGCCGGAAAAGAACAGAACAACCATCAAAATGCGAACTAATGCCGGATCGGTGTCAAAATAATCAGCCAATCCGCCACAAATGCCAGCGATCATTTTATCAGTCGTCGAACGATACAGCCGTTTTTTCATCTTCCCTAACCTCGAATAAAAATTAATCTATCAGTATCTATGGGATATACGGGCAGAGATTGAAAAGGTTGTGAAAATCTATACCCTTTGCGGCTCGACCGGAATGACAACCCAGCCGATGAGATAGGCCAATAATCCAAATCCGGCTCCCAAGACCGAAGCCAGCCAAATTATTCGGATAATAGTTGGGTCGATATCAAAATAGTCGCCTAAACCGCCGCAGAGGCCGGCAATCTTTTTGTCGGTTGCAGAACGATACATCCGCTTTTTCTCTCTCATCCCGTCCTCCCGTTATGAATTAAACTCTATTTCTTTTCTATACGGTTAAGATAACTATTTGCCTGTTTTGAAACAATAGAATCTTTGTTCGAGGCGTAGCGCTGAAGAGTAGACAGAGCATTCTCACGTTCAACCGAGTCTGGGCTTAGCTCATAAATTTTCAAGGTAGCCTCCAAAAATGACAATGTTCGCCCGGTTAGGATGAGCTGTTCTGCCGATGAAGCAGGTCCGGACTCCTTCTTCTGCATAAGATTTTGCGGCCGAGCGGAGCTTGAGGCTGAAGGTAACGCAGGACTTCGGTCCTGTTTGGCAGACTTATTCATCACATTAGCTCTTGGCTCTTCCTCTGCCGCTGAGTCTTCGCCCTCAACTGAAACCAATTCTTCGAGAGAGTCGCGGATTGAACGCCATTCGTCGAGTGTGAGTTTAATATCTTCGAATTCTGCCCCTGAGGAATAGTTATTGAAGGATCTGTCTTCAGCAGAAAGGGCAGGATCATTTTCCGCCGTGCCGGTCGGAGCTGATTGTTGACGCGGCACGCGGCTTATCTGATGCGAATCGGTGCGCGTCTCATATTTGTCAATTTGATCCCATAAGGGCCGTTGTTGCGTTGGCGTGGTTGTTGCGGTTGCAAGACTTTCATTTTTTTTGGCTTCTTGTGAGCGCAAATCAACTGACTCGGGCAATCTCTCGACAGGAGCATTTGTTGCCGAAGATTTTCTTTGAGAAGAATCGCTTATGACAGGAAGCGGAGCAACCTGAATTGGTTCTTGCTGCCAGAACGATGGGGAATCAGATGGCGGTGCAACCCCGTTTTCCTTCCAGATATCACTGTAATGGATTCCGAGGAATGTGAACAAAACCAGCGATGCCGCAGTCGCAAGCAACCGCCGTCGCGAAGCATTTTTTGCAGGTGGGCGGTTTAGCGCCGTTACATCAGTTTCTGACACCCCTGCCAGCCGTTTATCTATGGACTGTGCCGATTTCTCCCAGTATTCGTTCTCAGAGAGTCCGCTGTGTTTGCTGACCATTCCGTCGACAGCGCGTAACTCCTGGAGAAGCCTATTGCATTCGGGACACAGC
Encoded proteins:
- a CDS encoding DUF5668 domain-containing protein, coding for MTPARFRWGMLLVLIGALLLLRNMDIIGGRFWEALVFYSPFLFIAIGIEKIFTGSRVQIISYLSTIALVAGAVYVSFLSTSEGRLNSMFRIGVSSYFDEKVFRAVPAEDEPLRSILVEMQLYDTHLEVRDASDDVLYARVGKYQVKPEFYYNVSGDEAHAIFSQTRNHVMGNVIKFELSDKGDEDWTVRFSRDIPLELRCAFEGSDIHLNLATTPLRKLEMRADASDVYLVIGTLQPEVYLDLTGDEALFKLRVPTGSGLKVTGVNDEVFLNHLGLRLEDNYFINDVYNDASNKINVELDDRISSLSIDYY
- a CDS encoding PspC domain-containing protein; amino-acid sequence: MKKRLYRSTTDKMIAGICGGLADYFDTDPALVRILMVVLFFSGVGFPAYIVGWIVIPKSYNLALPTDSQASASPLDSVPPIRSRPAFWSSYYPGVIFILVGAAMLMREFWRWFDFGDVWPVILILAGAAVIFFGRASSKGMVQSTQEQNGGTV
- a CDS encoding PspC domain-containing protein, translated to MREKKRMYRSATDKKIAGLCGGLGDYFDIDPTIIRIIWLASVLGAGFGLLAYLIGWVVIPVEPQRV
- a CDS encoding zf-HC2 domain-containing protein translates to MDHSYFRDRVSAYMDQNLPAMEQELLTHHVEKELCPECNRLLQELRAVDGMVSKHSGLSENEYWEKSAQSIDKRLAGVSETDVTALNRPPAKNASRRRLLATAASLVLFTFLGIHYSDIWKENGVAPPSDSPSFWQQEPIQVAPLPVISDSSQRKSSATNAPVERLPESVDLRSQEAKKNESLATATTTPTQQRPLWDQIDKYETRTDSHQISRVPRQQSAPTGTAENDPALSAEDRSFNNYSSGAEFEDIKLTLDEWRSIRDSLEELVSVEGEDSAAEEEPRANVMNKSAKQDRSPALPSASSSARPQNLMQKKESGPASSAEQLILTGRTLSFLEATLKIYELSPDSVERENALSTLQRYASNKDSIVSKQANSYLNRIEKK